The proteins below are encoded in one region of Parvicella tangerina:
- the fabG gene encoding 3-oxoacyl-[acyl-carrier-protein] reductase, with the protein MTLLKGKVAIITGATRGIGKGIAQKFAEQGADIAFTYVSSSSAAEEVEKELSALGVKAKGYQSNAGEMKSAEDLVASVLEDFGNIDIVVNNAGITKDGLLMRMSEENWDDVININMKSVFNMTKAVLRTFLKNRNGVFVNLSSVVGVQGNAGQSNYAASKAGIIGFTKSVAQELGSRNIRSNAIAPGFIATEMTGKLDEKVVEGWLENIPLKRAGTPEDVANTALFLASDLGAYVNGQVLSVCGGMMT; encoded by the coding sequence ATGACATTATTGAAGGGTAAAGTGGCTATTATTACGGGTGCAACTCGTGGGATTGGGAAGGGAATTGCACAAAAGTTTGCAGAGCAAGGAGCTGATATTGCATTCACTTATGTTTCGAGTTCCTCTGCAGCTGAAGAGGTAGAAAAGGAGTTAAGTGCACTTGGTGTCAAGGCAAAGGGATATCAGTCAAATGCTGGTGAAATGAAGAGTGCTGAAGACTTGGTAGCGAGTGTTTTAGAAGATTTTGGCAACATCGATATCGTTGTCAATAACGCAGGGATAACCAAGGATGGACTTTTAATGAGAATGAGTGAAGAAAACTGGGATGACGTGATTAACATTAATATGAAGTCTGTTTTTAACATGACTAAAGCTGTTTTAAGAACTTTCTTAAAGAATAGAAATGGTGTGTTTGTCAACCTTAGCTCAGTAGTCGGAGTGCAAGGAAATGCTGGTCAAAGTAATTATGCAGCGTCTAAAGCAGGAATCATTGGTTTTACGAAGTCAGTTGCTCAGGAGTTAGGAAGCAGAAACATTAGAAGTAACGCAATAGCACCAGGGTTCATAGCTACCGAAATGACCGGTAAATTAGATGAAAAAGTTGTAGAAGGTTGGTTAGAGAATATTCCACTTAAAAGAGCTGGTACTCCAGAGGATGTAGCAAACACGGCATTATTTTTAGCTTCAGATTTGGGAGCTTACGTCAATGGACAGGTATTAAGTGTTTGTGGGGGAATGATGACCTGA
- a CDS encoding RimK family alpha-L-glutamate ligase → MKIYLLTRNAGLYSSRRILEAGRYRGHDIRPMDYRNTSLVLEKGKSRIIYNNGTLSLPDAIIPRIGASHTFYGAAVVRQFQMLKVLTAVDSDALLRSRDKFKCLQLLNMQGINMPITGFAGSNNNADDLIKAVGDAPLVLKLLEGTQGLGVLLQDTNKGAKSVLEAFNQVAAKMMVQQFIKESTGTDIRAIVVGGKVVAAMKRIAPQGEFRSNIHRGGRGEKIELSYQEEQAAVQSAETLGLGVAGVDMLISEEGPKVIEVNSSPGLEGVEGCTKLDIAKEIIIYLENEHKRSK, encoded by the coding sequence ATGAAAATATATTTACTCACACGCAATGCTGGCTTATACTCTTCAAGAAGAATATTAGAGGCTGGAAGATATAGAGGTCATGACATTCGTCCGATGGATTATCGGAATACGTCTTTGGTGTTGGAAAAAGGAAAAAGTCGCATCATTTATAATAATGGTACGCTTTCCTTGCCTGATGCAATCATCCCAAGAATAGGAGCCTCGCACACTTTTTACGGAGCTGCTGTAGTAAGACAGTTTCAAATGTTAAAAGTATTAACCGCTGTAGATTCTGATGCTTTGCTTCGATCAAGAGATAAATTCAAATGTCTACAATTGCTCAATATGCAAGGGATTAATATGCCAATCACAGGATTTGCAGGGTCAAATAATAATGCAGATGATTTGATTAAAGCAGTGGGAGATGCACCACTAGTTTTGAAATTGTTGGAGGGCACCCAAGGACTTGGTGTTCTTTTACAAGACACAAACAAAGGAGCAAAGTCTGTTTTGGAAGCATTCAATCAGGTGGCGGCAAAAATGATGGTTCAACAATTCATCAAAGAATCCACGGGTACTGATATTAGAGCAATTGTTGTTGGAGGAAAGGTGGTTGCGGCCATGAAAAGAATAGCTCCTCAAGGCGAGTTTAGAAGTAATATTCACCGTGGAGGAAGAGGGGAGAAGATAGAGCTTTCTTATCAGGAGGAGCAGGCTGCTGTGCAATCCGCAGAAACTTTAGGGTTAGGAGTAGCAGGTGTTGATATGTTGATCTCAGAAGAAGGTCCCAAAGTCATTGAAGTAAATTCTTCCCCTGGATTAGAAGGTGTAGAAGGATGCACGAAATTAGATATTGCAAAAGAAATTATAATCTACCTTGAGAATGAGCACAAGCGAAGTAAGTAA
- a CDS encoding succinylglutamate desuccinylase/aspartoacylase family protein has protein sequence MSTSEVSNIMNINGTDIHQGKHATVKIKVGSLPSGTNINLFAHVYRSKNPGPTMLVLGGVHGDEVNGVEIVRRAVKVGYFDHLKHGNVIAVPLLNIYGFINFSRDLPDGKDVNRSFPGSSRGSLASKVAYTLSKHILPLVDFGLDFHTGGKSIHNYPQVRVSKDDRDAHKLAELFGAPFIVKSNLINKSLRKECHKRGIPMLVYEGGESLRLDSFAIQEGLNGIQRVMSSMGMTEKEPLAPKDPIVLEKNKWVRAGQAGILISYKKAGDYVNKGDLLGYLTDPYGVRELKVKSPYSGYIYGHNNMPVVHKGDAIYHIGFE, from the coding sequence ATGAGCACAAGCGAAGTAAGTAACATTATGAACATAAACGGTACGGATATTCATCAGGGTAAACATGCTACCGTAAAGATAAAGGTAGGGTCTCTTCCTTCTGGGACGAATATTAACCTGTTTGCACATGTTTATCGGAGTAAGAATCCAGGTCCTACCATGCTTGTGTTGGGTGGCGTGCATGGCGATGAGGTTAACGGTGTAGAGATTGTAAGAAGAGCTGTTAAGGTTGGATATTTTGATCACCTCAAGCATGGTAATGTAATTGCCGTACCGCTGCTGAATATATACGGTTTTATTAATTTCTCGAGAGATCTTCCTGATGGAAAGGACGTGAACAGGAGTTTCCCCGGAAGTTCAAGAGGTTCATTGGCGTCTAAGGTAGCATACACACTTTCAAAGCACATCTTGCCTTTGGTTGATTTTGGATTAGATTTTCACACAGGAGGGAAGAGTATTCACAATTACCCACAAGTTCGGGTGAGTAAGGATGATCGGGATGCTCATAAACTAGCTGAGCTGTTCGGAGCGCCATTTATTGTAAAGAGTAACCTGATCAACAAGTCGCTTAGAAAGGAATGTCACAAAAGAGGGATACCAATGTTAGTCTACGAAGGTGGAGAGTCGTTAAGATTGGATTCTTTCGCTATTCAAGAAGGATTGAATGGTATTCAGCGAGTGATGAGTAGCATGGGAATGACAGAGAAAGAGCCGCTTGCACCCAAAGACCCAATTGTATTAGAAAAGAATAAATGGGTTAGAGCAGGACAAGCAGGAATCTTAATTTCCTATAAAAAAGCTGGCGATTATGTGAATAAAGGAGATTTACTTGGTTACTTAACGGATCCTTACGGAGTAAGAGAGTTAAAGGTGAAATCGCCCTATTCTGGTTATATTTATGGACACAACAATATGCCGGTAGTGCATAAAGGAGACGCAATTTATCATATAGGTTTTGAGTAA
- a CDS encoding TrmH family RNA methyltransferase, producing the protein MSKYRTGSKRHKVPQWRKQIAYDAEFQAFLEKFLTSDRMEVMKQTLDNRTRHLTIAIEDIYHPHNASAVVRTCDAFGIQDLHIIENRNKYRMNPKVALGSGQWIDIIKHNEAEHNSAACVRHLKEKGYKVIATTPHTEDISLYDLKVDDSVALIFGNEKDGISDEVRNEVDGFMRIPMYGFAESFNISVSAAICLSVLTEKLRKTDIQWQLSEEEKKIILFEWTKHKVGTIDKYLHEFKRLQNEA; encoded by the coding sequence TTGAGTAAGTATAGAACAGGATCAAAGAGACACAAGGTACCTCAGTGGCGGAAACAAATCGCTTACGATGCGGAATTTCAGGCTTTTTTAGAAAAGTTTTTGACCAGTGATAGAATGGAGGTCATGAAGCAGACGCTTGATAATCGTACGCGCCACCTAACTATTGCTATTGAAGATATTTACCATCCGCATAATGCTAGTGCCGTGGTTCGAACTTGTGATGCATTTGGAATTCAGGATTTACACATCATAGAAAACAGAAATAAATATAGAATGAATCCCAAAGTTGCTCTGGGAAGTGGTCAGTGGATTGATATCATAAAACACAACGAAGCAGAGCATAACTCTGCTGCATGTGTTCGACACCTTAAAGAGAAGGGGTATAAAGTAATTGCAACAACTCCTCATACGGAGGATATCAGTTTGTACGATCTTAAAGTTGATGATTCAGTAGCGCTTATATTCGGAAATGAAAAAGATGGAATTTCTGATGAGGTGCGAAATGAAGTGGATGGGTTTATGCGAATTCCGATGTATGGTTTTGCTGAAAGTTTTAATATCTCTGTCAGTGCGGCAATCTGTCTTTCTGTACTAACCGAAAAGCTGAGAAAAACGGACATACAGTGGCAATTGTCTGAAGAAGAGAAAAAGATCATTCTGTTTGAGTGGACAAAGCACAAGGTTGGTACAATTGATAAGTACTTGCACGAGTTCAAAAGATTGCAGAACGAAGCATGA
- a CDS encoding class I SAM-dependent methyltransferase, which yields MKRVHLIVHTTHYRKGSEQFAVIAQTMFNELSQEHPDDEVILKAILGKKELVAIFNELSSQNKRISSYHFIGHAGMYGPMFGTVEYPEQFSPYELEKLDIPFDEDGEAYFHCCRSARWFAPFFANLHKVTTYGYHNYTAFTKSKKKYQRIGKNQPPMYAIGCAGKKSHGWIGSIKKNIFGIGLEPMSKFEFSDQEQDRTYNKVAHLYDAVFQDIKVREDEWNWISSHLPDKSGLEVLDIGCGNGALLKELAPKIKSGIGLDLSVDLLELAENNNSDHDYISFKQVKGPNLPLPDSSVDLIISMLSFRYLDWDPLMDEIKRVLRPGGRILIVDMVAVPATPMQYPRLLLDKLKQKRQLKKYPEFAKALAELVAHPDWKKMLKYNPIRAEHEMKWYLESRFPGRKMEKINIGFNSSIIAFDSGNIEHIQDIHLTYP from the coding sequence ATGAAACGAGTACATTTAATCGTCCATACAACACATTATAGAAAGGGTAGTGAGCAGTTTGCTGTAATTGCGCAAACAATGTTTAATGAGCTAAGTCAAGAGCATCCTGATGATGAGGTGATCTTAAAAGCAATTCTTGGTAAGAAAGAGTTAGTTGCGATATTTAATGAATTGTCTAGTCAAAACAAAAGGATCAGCAGCTATCACTTTATTGGTCATGCTGGAATGTATGGTCCGATGTTCGGGACTGTTGAATATCCTGAACAGTTCAGTCCTTATGAATTAGAAAAATTAGATATTCCTTTTGATGAAGATGGAGAAGCTTATTTCCATTGTTGTCGTTCAGCCAGATGGTTTGCACCTTTCTTTGCAAACCTTCACAAGGTAACAACCTATGGATATCATAACTACACGGCATTCACGAAATCAAAAAAGAAGTACCAACGCATAGGAAAAAACCAGCCTCCTATGTATGCTATTGGGTGTGCAGGAAAAAAGTCTCACGGATGGATTGGTTCGATCAAAAAGAACATTTTCGGAATAGGGTTGGAGCCCATGAGTAAGTTTGAGTTTTCTGATCAGGAGCAGGATCGTACCTACAACAAAGTGGCTCATCTTTATGATGCAGTTTTTCAAGATATTAAGGTTCGGGAGGATGAATGGAATTGGATTAGTTCTCACTTACCTGATAAATCAGGTTTGGAGGTATTAGATATCGGATGTGGGAATGGTGCACTCTTAAAAGAGTTGGCTCCGAAGATCAAAAGTGGGATTGGTCTTGATTTGTCTGTCGACTTACTTGAATTGGCGGAAAACAATAATTCAGATCATGACTACATCTCTTTTAAGCAAGTAAAAGGGCCTAATTTACCGCTGCCAGATAGCTCTGTTGATTTAATTATCTCAATGCTTTCTTTTCGGTATTTAGACTGGGATCCATTGATGGATGAGATCAAGCGGGTGCTTCGTCCTGGTGGTAGAATACTCATTGTAGATATGGTAGCAGTTCCAGCAACACCAATGCAGTACCCAAGGTTATTGTTGGATAAACTGAAACAGAAAAGGCAGTTAAAAAAGTACCCTGAATTTGCCAAGGCGCTAGCCGAACTCGTTGCTCACCCTGATTGGAAGAAAATGTTAAAGTACAACCCAATACGTGCAGAACATGAAATGAAGTGGTATCTGGAGAGTCGGTTTCCAGGACGGAAGATGGAAAAGATTAACATAGGGTTTAACTCATCAATTATTGCTTTTGATTCGGGTAATATTGAACATATTCAAGATATTCATTTAACCTATCCCTAG
- a CDS encoding glutamate racemase, giving the protein MKIGICDWGIGGLGLVKAMQDREVAGDIVYFSDAGYTPYGKVDEALLRKRWNQVKGFLRGQGAEQIVVACNALSTVVENEKKVITVGNAVKSIIKEYSRSRLAILGGFRTIESKIYDFGFKGHTGWVAQPLSALVERGVLEGPEVIEEVHRIINQIGQVEVIVLACTHYPALMPVLKELYPDTKFIDPTERLLSDVTELSIQHGELTCYTTGNTTQMMASTQKAWGMVLHKVSQIELTLQ; this is encoded by the coding sequence ATGAAAATTGGAATTTGCGACTGGGGAATTGGAGGATTGGGTTTAGTAAAAGCCATGCAAGACAGAGAAGTTGCAGGAGATATCGTTTATTTTTCTGATGCAGGTTACACCCCTTACGGAAAAGTAGATGAAGCATTACTAAGAAAACGATGGAATCAGGTTAAGGGTTTCTTGAGAGGTCAAGGCGCAGAGCAGATCGTAGTTGCTTGTAATGCGTTGAGCACGGTTGTTGAAAATGAAAAAAAAGTAATCACCGTTGGAAATGCAGTCAAGTCTATTATAAAAGAATATAGTAGAAGTAGGCTGGCTATTCTAGGAGGGTTCAGAACTATTGAAAGTAAAATCTATGATTTTGGGTTTAAGGGACATACAGGTTGGGTTGCTCAACCTTTGTCCGCTTTAGTCGAGAGAGGAGTCCTTGAAGGACCAGAAGTTATAGAGGAAGTTCATCGAATCATAAATCAGATAGGGCAGGTGGAAGTCATTGTTCTCGCATGTACGCACTATCCAGCTTTAATGCCAGTACTAAAGGAACTTTATCCTGATACAAAGTTCATAGATCCGACAGAACGACTATTATCTGATGTAACAGAACTTTCAATTCAACATGGCGAGTTGACTTGTTACACAACAGGAAATACTACTCAGATGATGGCAAGTACCCAAAAAGCATGGGGCATGGTATTGCATAAAGTAAGTCAAATAGAATTAACGCTCCAATGA
- a CDS encoding DUF1801 domain-containing protein, protein MNTQVSEFIETATRWQSEMKQLRDILLDCGLQEEYKWKQPCYSFQGKNIAIIANFKSYCALSFLKGVFLQDVDNLLESPGKNSRTVRMMKFKPGKDNALDSKLIKAYIYEAIEVEKAGLKVAPPQASDQEIPEELNNKFENSEQFKLAFNSLTPGRQRAYLIFFNQAKQAQTRENRIKKYEDRILKGKGMNDCICGLSKRMPNCDGSHKSLER, encoded by the coding sequence ATGAATACTCAAGTAAGCGAGTTTATTGAAACGGCTACGCGATGGCAATCAGAAATGAAACAACTTCGTGACATCCTGTTGGATTGTGGGCTTCAGGAGGAATATAAATGGAAACAACCCTGTTATTCTTTTCAGGGAAAAAACATAGCGATCATCGCCAATTTTAAAAGCTACTGTGCGCTGAGCTTTTTAAAAGGCGTATTCCTTCAAGATGTGGACAACCTACTGGAATCCCCCGGAAAAAATTCGAGAACAGTACGGATGATGAAATTTAAACCAGGTAAAGACAACGCCTTAGACAGTAAATTGATTAAAGCATACATTTATGAAGCTATTGAGGTAGAAAAAGCAGGACTGAAGGTAGCACCTCCGCAAGCAAGTGATCAAGAAATTCCCGAAGAACTCAATAATAAGTTTGAAAATAGTGAACAGTTCAAATTGGCTTTTAATTCATTAACACCAGGAAGGCAGCGGGCTTACCTTATCTTCTTTAATCAAGCGAAGCAAGCACAAACAAGAGAAAATCGCATCAAGAAGTACGAAGACCGCATATTGAAAGGTAAAGGTATGAACGATTGCATTTGTGGTTTATCCAAGCGTATGCCCAATTGCGATGGGTCTCATAAGTCATTGGAGCGTTAA
- the porT gene encoding type IX secretion/gliding motility protein PorT/SprT: MRRVVLVILLLSVVVSGFSQRKRKPSRVPIENLQNFDKQRFHFGFILGYNSADFFVDIKPNTFQSDSLINLLVQKKPGFNLGIVTSWDWSPMFKLRFLPTLSFQERSMDYNFYSEPDTNTYWKKSVQSTYLDFPLLLKMRTQRINNFAAYVVGGGRFGIDMQSNNKVDNDNASPSDQVIKLTRPDYGIEVGGGFDFFLQYFKFGIELKMGMGLKNILIQENTIFTTPIESIRSKVWTVSLTFEG; this comes from the coding sequence ATGAGAAGAGTTGTTTTAGTCATATTGTTGTTGTCTGTGGTTGTTTCTGGGTTTTCTCAAAGGAAACGGAAGCCTTCAAGGGTTCCTATTGAGAACCTTCAGAATTTCGATAAGCAGCGTTTTCATTTCGGCTTCATACTCGGATACAATTCTGCGGACTTCTTCGTTGACATCAAACCGAATACTTTTCAGTCGGATTCGTTGATCAATCTATTGGTTCAGAAGAAACCTGGGTTTAATTTGGGTATTGTTACTTCCTGGGACTGGTCGCCAATGTTCAAATTGCGTTTTCTTCCAACATTGTCTTTTCAGGAAAGAAGTATGGATTATAACTTCTACTCTGAGCCCGACACCAATACCTATTGGAAAAAATCAGTACAATCAACGTATTTAGATTTTCCGCTTCTCCTCAAGATGAGAACACAGCGTATCAACAATTTTGCAGCTTATGTTGTGGGAGGAGGTCGTTTCGGAATTGATATGCAGAGCAACAATAAAGTAGATAATGATAATGCCTCTCCGAGTGACCAGGTGATCAAATTAACGCGACCTGACTATGGTATTGAAGTGGGAGGAGGATTTGATTTCTTCTTGCAATATTTTAAATTTGGTATAGAACTCAAAATGGGAATGGGCTTGAAAAATATCTTGATTCAAGAGAATACTATATTCACAACACCAATTGAGTCGATCAGAAGTAAGGTGTGGACCGTCTCCTTAACTTTTGAGGGATAA
- a CDS encoding FKBP-type peptidyl-prolyl cis-trans isomerase yields MTLKTEVDTVSYSIGLNIAENLSNQGLSDLNVDALAQGMMDYLNENDLSISKEQGEQIIQAYTQKKAMEAANKNKKEGEEFLADNAKKEGVVTLPSGMQYEIITEGNGAIPTANDKVKTHYHGTLIDGTVFDSSVERGQPATFGVTQVIKGWQEALQLMPVGSKWRLYIPYDLAYGERGAGGQIGPFATLIFDIELIEIVK; encoded by the coding sequence ATGACACTAAAAACAGAAGTAGATACGGTGAGTTACAGCATCGGTTTGAACATTGCTGAAAACCTGTCTAATCAAGGGTTGAGTGACCTTAATGTGGACGCTTTGGCACAAGGTATGATGGACTATCTTAACGAGAATGACCTATCCATATCTAAAGAACAAGGTGAGCAGATCATCCAGGCTTATACGCAAAAGAAAGCCATGGAAGCAGCTAATAAAAACAAAAAAGAAGGAGAAGAATTCTTAGCTGATAATGCCAAAAAAGAAGGTGTTGTCACCCTTCCAAGCGGCATGCAATATGAAATCATCACGGAAGGTAATGGTGCTATTCCAACTGCAAATGATAAAGTTAAGACTCATTATCACGGCACGTTGATCGATGGGACCGTTTTTGACAGTTCTGTTGAAAGAGGTCAGCCAGCTACTTTTGGTGTTACCCAGGTGATCAAGGGTTGGCAAGAAGCCCTTCAGCTGATGCCTGTAGGTTCAAAGTGGAGACTTTATATTCCTTATGATTTAGCCTATGGTGAACGAGGAGCTGGGGGACAGATCGGGCCTTTTGCTACATTGATTTTCGACATTGAGTTGATCGAAATTGTAAAGTAA
- a CDS encoding DUF3467 domain-containing protein, protein MSNEPKEGQLNIELSEEVAEGTYSNLAIITHSTSEFIIDFIRIMPGVPKAKVKNRILMTPEHAKRLMRALADNVSKYEAQFGVIREAEGPQGGGMPMTFGGPKTEA, encoded by the coding sequence ATGAGCAACGAACCAAAAGAAGGTCAATTGAATATTGAGCTATCTGAAGAGGTAGCAGAGGGAACCTACTCTAATCTGGCGATCATTACCCACTCAACGTCAGAGTTTATTATTGATTTTATCCGAATCATGCCTGGAGTTCCAAAAGCAAAAGTGAAGAATAGAATTTTAATGACTCCTGAGCATGCCAAAAGACTGATGAGAGCCTTGGCCGATAATGTTTCAAAGTATGAAGCACAATTTGGGGTGATTAGAGAGGCAGAAGGACCTCAAGGAGGTGGAATGCCCATGACTTTTGGTGGTCCCAAAACTGAAGCTTAA
- a CDS encoding putative porin, whose product MKLPVLIIFVSLTTFHFGQKPFYYIENGSVKQIDTVSLNGVEDYGRNDFVLNLGNHGSPEFKLTPKLADLINNDYSLLTFQPKHTFRRYKLYKPIVDAKYTVGTAQEQHFSLLHSQNVSERVNYAIGLRKINSNGIYQNQETNFTDVFFNSYGTDLLNKKYSYNLEFNYLNRASSLNGGLANDSAFTNDTIDLQNRELLEINLPFAYQELKKWYGKINQEVNLFSQLDSNENGSLISLSNYFEYEHNSRLYYDSLLNSIFYDRILDDSTITNETMSFQQLSGYLGMKYKNKKENGQLTLLKIGSEVAQNWYKQDGVDTTQLDVLLDISGAFQTSDYSLNGQAAYLLNDAYENNDYEVDFNGSYTGLSKLGFNARIYLSNQRPQLDLLQYSSNHVTWKNTFEKYQLTHFMLGADYEGKWDASVSVNYFDVKNPIYFGYDKTPYQAPGLAQLIRTTLSARNKNNKRWDLGGEVHYQYQGGYNVFRLPNFLAKVNAAINFKVFNKKMAAAIGTEVVYFSSYESKRFDPVTGQFYIFSNEKLGNYPYANVFIKSRVQRATFFLMMSHPHQGLLGYDYFYVPGYPANDRFFRVGVSWLFVN is encoded by the coding sequence TTGAAGCTTCCAGTACTGATCATTTTTGTTAGTCTGACAACCTTCCATTTTGGGCAAAAGCCTTTTTACTATATAGAGAATGGAAGCGTTAAGCAGATTGATACCGTTTCTCTTAATGGGGTAGAGGATTACGGACGGAATGATTTTGTGCTAAATCTGGGAAATCATGGTTCTCCAGAATTTAAACTTACGCCCAAGTTAGCTGACCTGATTAACAATGATTATTCGTTGCTTACTTTCCAGCCCAAACATACTTTTCGGAGGTATAAACTTTACAAGCCTATCGTGGATGCAAAATACACGGTAGGAACGGCTCAAGAGCAACATTTTTCCTTGTTGCATTCGCAAAATGTATCAGAAAGAGTCAACTATGCAATAGGTCTTAGAAAGATTAACTCAAACGGAATTTATCAGAATCAGGAAACGAATTTCACAGATGTTTTCTTTAATAGCTATGGTACGGATTTGCTGAATAAGAAGTACAGCTATAATCTAGAATTCAATTACCTGAATCGTGCCTCCTCACTCAATGGAGGATTAGCAAATGATTCGGCATTTACAAATGATACCATAGATCTTCAGAATAGAGAGTTGTTGGAGATTAATCTGCCTTTTGCTTATCAAGAGTTGAAAAAGTGGTACGGTAAAATCAATCAGGAGGTGAATTTATTTTCTCAACTAGATTCGAATGAGAATGGTAGCCTGATTTCGCTTTCTAATTACTTTGAATATGAACACAATTCGCGTTTGTACTATGACTCCTTGCTAAACTCAATTTTTTACGATAGGATACTAGATGATTCTACGATAACTAATGAAACCATGAGTTTTCAGCAGTTGAGTGGATATCTGGGGATGAAATATAAGAATAAGAAAGAGAATGGTCAGTTAACCCTACTAAAGATTGGTTCTGAGGTTGCTCAGAATTGGTACAAGCAAGATGGAGTAGACACGACTCAATTGGATGTTCTATTGGATATTTCTGGAGCTTTTCAAACTTCAGACTATTCGTTAAATGGTCAAGCCGCTTACTTGTTGAATGATGCCTATGAAAATAACGATTATGAAGTTGACTTCAATGGATCATACACCGGACTTAGTAAACTGGGCTTTAACGCAAGAATTTATCTGAGTAATCAACGGCCTCAACTTGATCTATTGCAATATTCAAGCAATCATGTAACCTGGAAAAATACCTTTGAAAAGTATCAGCTAACACACTTTATGCTTGGAGCTGATTATGAAGGAAAATGGGACGCTTCTGTATCAGTTAATTATTTTGATGTGAAGAATCCGATTTACTTTGGCTACGACAAAACACCTTATCAAGCGCCAGGCTTAGCACAGCTGATCAGAACCACCTTGTCAGCAAGAAACAAGAATAATAAACGATGGGATCTGGGCGGTGAAGTGCACTATCAATATCAAGGAGGGTACAATGTATTCCGGTTACCTAACTTCCTTGCCAAAGTTAATGCAGCAATTAATTTTAAAGTTTTCAATAAGAAAATGGCTGCTGCCATCGGAACCGAGGTTGTATATTTCTCTAGTTATGAATCAAAACGTTTTGATCCCGTTACGGGGCAGTTCTACATTTTTTCAAACGAGAAACTAGGGAACTATCCTTATGCTAATGTATTTATTAAAAGTAGGGTACAACGAGCTACTTTTTTCTTGATGATGTCCCATCCCCATCAAGGACTTTTGGGATATGATTATTTTTACGTGCCAGGATACCCAGCGAATGATCGGTTTTTCAGAGTAGGAGTTTCTTGGCTCTTCGTCAATTAA